The Alcaligenes faecalis sequence AAGCCTGCCGGTAATAAAGGAACAACAGCATGAGCAGCACGTCCAGCAACAAACTGATCCCCATCCTCGGTGGTGTCGCCGTCTTAATAGTCAGCGTGGTGATATACAGGCAATTTACGGGTTCAGGAGAATCTAGCAACTCGGTATTGACCTCCATTCCTACGCCTGAAAGTGCCACACTGCCTACCGCGCAAGGAGCGGACAACGACAACGCCGCCGAAACCCTACGCACCGTCACCGCCAGCAATGAACAGTTGCGGCGTGATGTGGCACGCGTGATCGAGATGAACAATCAACTCATCGCTGAGAATAAGCGCGTGGGTGGTGCTAATGCCACGGTCTCGCGTCGCATCGAACAAGAGCAACGCGACACGCTCAATCTTGACGGCCCCCGTACGGACTCGATCGACCCAACCGGCGACGAGACGGGCGCCAAAAACGCAGTCAACCTCACCTTGAAGCGTGGCTCCGAAGCAGTCGATACTTTTTCACGCGCCTTTCAACTGTCACCAGCCCGCTCTGAGACCGAAGCAGCCAATCGAGCTGCTCAGACGCGGACGACTCCCCTGGTCCCACGACAATCATTTTCCCTAGGAACAGAATCGCCCACTCCGACTGTTACCTCATCAGGGCCATACCGTGTTTTACCTCCCATGGGGTATAGCGCGGTAACGCAGTCCGAGCAGGGCCGCAATGGCAATGACGGACCAGCCATTACGCGCTATGTCCGCACCAGTGGCAATCAGGCCTATGCCAATAGCTCCATGGGCCCTGTGTCCAGGCTCACCGCCACACAAACACGGTCAGCACCACAATCCGCCAAGCCTGAACCGATTCCGTACTTTACTGTTCCCGAGAACTCGACACTGGTCGGCGCAGTATCGATGACCAGTCTCATCGGACGTGTGCCCATTGATGGCCGTGTCACTGACCCGATGCAGTTTAAAGCGATTGTCGGCCGCGACAACCTGGCAGCCAATGGCTTTGAATTACCAGCAGACATTGAGGGGATGATCGTCACCGGTGTGGCAATCGGCGATATGGCGCTGTCGTGCTCAGAAGGAAAAGTGCGCTCGGTCACCTTTGTCTTTAATGATGGCACGGTTCGCACCATCTCTGAGCGCTCCAAAGGCGGGGGGAATGCCAACGTCAATGGTAGCGGCACCACCCAGGACCTGGGCTACATCTCAGACGTACATGGGAACCCCTGCATTCCTGGCAAATTCGTCACCAATGCACCGGCCTATCTGGCCGATCTGGCTGCGCTCAAGGGCTTGGATGTCGCTGCGCAAGCGTTCTCCGATGCTCAGCGCACCGTCTCGAACAACCTGGGCACAGGAAATACCACCTCTCAAATCACCGGCTCGCGTAGCAGCTACGCCATGGGACAAGCCGCCTCTGGCGCAACCAATGAAGTCGTCGCCTGGATGACCTCCCGCCTCAAGAATAGTTTTGACGCCGTTGTAACCCCGGCTGGCAAGCAGATGGTCATTCACCTGGATAAAGAACTGCAGATTGACAAGATGCCCAACGCCCGCAAGCTGGTGTACCGCCAGCAAGGGACGCAGCAGCTTTCTCGTGGAGCACATTATGGTCTGGAATAAAACTGCCCAACGCCTGGCGCTGGCTCTAATCACCACCGCCATGTTCAGCGGTTGCACCGTCATGATGGATCGCGAATCCCCACTTAATGAGGTCACTAAGGATTCGCCAACGGTGCTGGACGTCTACCGAGGTACTGACTATCGAAACGAAGCGACCCGTCAGTCACGCATCACCCCCCAGGAACGGATGCGTGAGCGCACTCAAGCCAGACCGATTAATCCAGGTGATGAGTTAACCCAGCGATATTGGTCAGCTGTTGATTCCATGAACCAGCGATTTGCTCGGCTGCCAAATCCTGACCTGGTAATGGTGGTGTTTCCGCATCTGGCCAAGGGCCAGTATCCGGTTCCAGGCTACGTGACCGTCTTCCCGATGTACGACCAGACACAGTATGCGCTACCTGGTGAAGTCACCCAGGACTTACTGCAATGGAGACGTGACTACTTTTCTGCGAAACCAAGCCCCAACAAGAAGGGAGCCGCAGATGATCGCTAATGTGGCCAGCCTATTCGGACTCAAGCGTCAAAGCGCAACACAGCCAAGTGGTAAGCGTTCACCACAGAGCACGATTCAGGCCCTCTCTCCAGGGCAGACCGTGGCAGATCGTCGACGCATGGCCCTGCGGCCACCGTCGTTTACCGACATGCTGCCCTATATCAGCTATGCCCCCGATGAGCGCATTTTTGTGTTGCGTGATGGCAATACCCTCGGGGCAATGTTTGAGCTCTCTCCCATTGCGACCGAGGCCATGCCTATCGAAATCCTGAATGAACACGCCCAGAAGATTCAGGAGGCCTTGCAAGCCATGCCATCGGTCAACGGCGCACCGTGGATTGCTCAGTTTTTTGTCAACGATGACCGTAACCTAGATCATCTTAATGACACTTTCACCGACTATATCCTGGAGCAACACAAGGACGATGGCCTGGGCCAGGAGATCCTGAACTCGCCGTTTACCCAGGCGGTATTGGATGAGGTGCGCTCGCATCTGTCGAATGTCTCGCAACCCAATGGCCTGTTCACCGATACGCTTGTCACCGGTCAAGTCTGGCGCGGGCAGATCCGCCGTGTCCGTTGTTGCCTGTATCGTCGATTTGGCGGTGCAGCCGATGATCCACAAACGCCGGTGCAGCAAATCGAGTCGGTGGCCAACACCATCATGGCCACGTTTTCCGAAGCCGGTGTAGCCGTTCGCCGCTGCACCGGCAAAGACCTGTATGAGTGGCTACTGCCGTTTTTTAACCGTGATCTGCCTTGGGCGCCAGGCACGCAAATGATGCGTGAATTACCCTATCCCGGCGACACCCCGTTGACCGATGACGAGGATACGCCCATTTTTGGATGGGACTTGTCAGAGCTATTGAGCATCAATGAGCCCCGTTCGAACCTGGAACAGGGATTGTTTGAATTTGATGGCGTACCCGTCAAGGCGTTGACCCTGCAAAATA is a genomic window containing:
- a CDS encoding TIGR03751 family conjugal transfer lipoprotein, whose product is MVWNKTAQRLALALITTAMFSGCTVMMDRESPLNEVTKDSPTVLDVYRGTDYRNEATRQSRITPQERMRERTQARPINPGDELTQRYWSAVDSMNQRFARLPNPDLVMVVFPHLAKGQYPVPGYVTVFPMYDQTQYALPGEVTQDLLQWRRDYFSAKPSPNKKGAADDR
- a CDS encoding TIGR03752 family integrating conjugative element protein, translating into MSSTSSNKLIPILGGVAVLIVSVVIYRQFTGSGESSNSVLTSIPTPESATLPTAQGADNDNAAETLRTVTASNEQLRRDVARVIEMNNQLIAENKRVGGANATVSRRIEQEQRDTLNLDGPRTDSIDPTGDETGAKNAVNLTLKRGSEAVDTFSRAFQLSPARSETEAANRAAQTRTTPLVPRQSFSLGTESPTPTVTSSGPYRVLPPMGYSAVTQSEQGRNGNDGPAITRYVRTSGNQAYANSSMGPVSRLTATQTRSAPQSAKPEPIPYFTVPENSTLVGAVSMTSLIGRVPIDGRVTDPMQFKAIVGRDNLAANGFELPADIEGMIVTGVAIGDMALSCSEGKVRSVTFVFNDGTVRTISERSKGGGNANVNGSGTTQDLGYISDVHGNPCIPGKFVTNAPAYLADLAALKGLDVAAQAFSDAQRTVSNNLGTGNTTSQITGSRSSYAMGQAASGATNEVVAWMTSRLKNSFDAVVTPAGKQMVIHLDKELQIDKMPNARKLVYRQQGTQQLSRGAHYGLE